In the Flavobacterium acetivorans genome, one interval contains:
- the pstA gene encoding phosphate ABC transporter permease PstA, translated as MSKEIRLAKKKRRNQKIAFGIFSLISYTVVAILFVILAFIVIKGIGVISWEFISAMPSNGMTEGGIFPAIIGTLCLVLVSMVFAFPVGVLAAIYMNEYVKEGWPKKIIKQMTNNLAGVPSIVFGLFGMSLFVNKMGFGDSILAGGLTLGLLVLPIVIRTTEESLKAVDDTFRQASFGLGASKWETTSKIVFPIAFPNIITGLILSIGRVSGETAPILFTVAAYFLPKLPTSIFDQAMALPYHLYVIATSGTNIEASRAMAYGTALILIIIVLISNLLANALRKYYGKKVKMN; from the coding sequence ATGAGTAAGGAAATTCGTTTAGCAAAAAAGAAAAGAAGAAATCAAAAAATTGCTTTTGGTATATTTAGCCTTATTAGTTATACAGTTGTGGCTATTTTATTTGTAATATTAGCTTTTATTGTAATCAAAGGAATAGGAGTTATCAGTTGGGAATTTATTAGCGCAATGCCAAGTAATGGAATGACCGAAGGAGGAATTTTCCCTGCCATAATAGGAACGCTTTGTCTGGTTTTAGTGAGTATGGTGTTTGCCTTTCCGGTAGGTGTTTTGGCTGCAATTTACATGAATGAGTATGTCAAAGAAGGATGGCCTAAGAAAATAATCAAGCAAATGACTAACAACCTTGCCGGTGTACCTTCGATTGTCTTTGGATTGTTCGGGATGTCTTTGTTTGTTAATAAGATGGGATTTGGCGATTCGATCTTAGCCGGAGGTTTGACGCTTGGTTTATTAGTTTTGCCTATTGTGATTAGAACCACAGAGGAATCGCTAAAAGCGGTGGATGATACTTTCCGTCAGGCCAGTTTTGGATTAGGAGCCAGTAAATGGGAAACCACCAGTAAAATTGTGTTTCCAATTGCCTTTCCAAATATTATTACCGGATTGATATTATCCATTGGAAGGGTTTCGGGAGAAACGGCACCAATTTTGTTTACCGTTGCTGCTTATTTTTTACCTAAATTGCCTACATCAATATTCGATCAAGCCATGGCCTTGCCTTATCATTTGTATGTGATAGCGACAAGTGGAACTAATATAGAAGCTTCGAGAGCGATGGCTTATGGTACAGCGCTTATTTTAATTATTATTGTATTAATTTCTAATTTATTGGCGAACGCCCTTCGCAAGTATTACGGAAAAAAAGTAAAAATGAATTAA
- a CDS encoding PstS family phosphate ABC transporter substrate-binding protein, with amino-acid sequence MNRTKLFLILPLIGMLSCGKAKTEDKGTESKTAAISVTIKGSDTVLPLAQKEAEELMKKNADVSVTVVGGGSGVGLTALIDATTDIAMTSRDIKTEEKLKFSEMKKEIEEVIIAYDALTVIVNPANKVSKLTREQLEKIFTGEIKNWKEVGGADEKIVAYSRESSSGTYEFFKDEVMDKKNYATDVLSLPATGAIVQAVGQTKGAIGYIGLAYETKEVKQLAVSYDQGKTFVEPSIASAKDKSYPISRPLFYMYDKTNAAKVKVIIDYALSAEGQKNVSEIGYIPLN; translated from the coding sequence ATGAATAGAACTAAATTATTTTTAATCTTACCATTAATTGGTATGTTAAGCTGCGGTAAAGCAAAAACAGAAGACAAAGGAACTGAATCTAAAACAGCCGCTATTTCTGTTACAATCAAAGGAAGTGACACCGTTTTGCCATTGGCACAAAAAGAGGCAGAAGAATTAATGAAAAAGAATGCCGATGTTAGTGTTACTGTTGTAGGTGGTGGAAGTGGAGTAGGATTGACAGCCTTAATTGATGCTACCACTGATATTGCAATGACTTCAAGAGATATTAAAACAGAAGAGAAATTGAAGTTTTCAGAAATGAAAAAAGAAATCGAAGAAGTAATCATTGCTTATGATGCATTGACGGTTATCGTTAACCCGGCAAATAAAGTTTCAAAATTAACTCGTGAGCAATTAGAGAAAATCTTTACGGGAGAAATTAAAAACTGGAAAGAAGTAGGCGGAGCCGATGAGAAAATAGTAGCTTATTCAAGAGAATCTTCTTCGGGGACTTATGAGTTCTTTAAGGATGAGGTAATGGATAAGAAAAATTATGCTACAGATGTTTTGAGTTTGCCGGCAACAGGGGCTATTGTACAAGCAGTAGGTCAGACGAAAGGCGCAATTGGATATATCGGATTGGCTTATGAGACCAAAGAAGTAAAACAATTGGCAGTATCTTACGATCAGGGAAAAACATTTGTAGAGCCATCTATTGCTTCTGCTAAAGACAAGTCTTACCCTATTTCAAGACCATTGTTTTATATGTATGATAAGACTAATGCAGCAAAAGTGAAAGTAATTATTGATTACGCTCTTTCTGCAGAAGGACAGAAAAATGTTTCTGAAATAGGTTATATTCCATTAAATTAA
- the pstC gene encoding phosphate ABC transporter permease subunit PstC — translation MKTNLKQIKEKIIESILMLSSAATSITVLLIVFFLFIEGAGVFTKKPIEDGFLLAVAADNPVKKLKPSQIKDIFDQKIKNWKEVGGKDEAIVLFRTSDITDYYTDEELGENFEYFPAKINELIAKTPGIVAFFSDKYKAKDFKGKELDIDKIKVFEFLSGEEWFPTAQPIAQMGVKPLIYGTLWVSLGAILLALPIGLAAAIYLSEIAKKKTRSLLKPLIELLAGIPSVVYGFFGLVVIVPLIQSLFNLPVGETALAGSVVLAIMALPTIITISEDAMRNTPRAMKEASLALGASQWQTIYKVVIPYSASGITAGAILGIGRAIGETMAVLMVTGNAAVIPNSFLAPVRTIPATIAAELGEAPNGGLHYEALFALGCILFLITFGINMLVEMVTNKQSHKKH, via the coding sequence TTGAAAACAAATTTGAAACAGATTAAGGAGAAGATAATTGAATCTATTTTGATGCTAAGTAGCGCTGCTACTAGTATTACGGTATTGCTTATTGTCTTTTTTTTATTTATTGAAGGCGCTGGGGTTTTTACTAAAAAACCCATAGAAGATGGTTTCTTGCTCGCTGTTGCGGCGGATAATCCGGTAAAGAAATTAAAACCTTCCCAGATTAAAGATATTTTTGATCAAAAAATTAAAAACTGGAAAGAAGTTGGTGGAAAAGACGAAGCGATCGTTTTGTTTCGAACAAGTGATATTACCGACTATTACACGGACGAAGAACTTGGTGAGAATTTTGAGTATTTTCCGGCAAAGATTAATGAGCTTATCGCTAAAACTCCCGGAATAGTTGCTTTTTTCTCGGATAAATACAAAGCCAAAGATTTTAAAGGAAAGGAACTTGACATTGATAAAATCAAGGTTTTTGAGTTTTTATCGGGCGAAGAATGGTTCCCAACAGCACAGCCCATTGCTCAAATGGGAGTAAAGCCGTTGATTTATGGAACGCTTTGGGTGAGTCTTGGAGCAATCCTCTTGGCTTTGCCTATAGGTTTAGCAGCTGCGATTTATTTGAGTGAAATTGCCAAGAAAAAAACTCGCAGTTTGTTAAAACCGCTTATCGAATTGCTGGCGGGAATCCCATCAGTGGTCTACGGTTTCTTTGGCTTGGTGGTTATAGTGCCTTTAATTCAAAGTCTTTTCAATTTACCAGTTGGAGAAACGGCTTTGGCGGGAAGTGTCGTTTTGGCTATTATGGCCTTGCCTACAATTATTACTATTTCTGAAGATGCGATGCGCAATACACCACGTGCCATGAAAGAAGCCAGTTTGGCTTTGGGTGCGAGCCAATGGCAGACTATTTATAAAGTGGTGATTCCTTATTCTGCTTCTGGGATAACGGCAGGAGCTATTTTAGGAATTGGTAGGGCTATTGGGGAGACTATGGCGGTTTTAATGGTTACCGGAAATGCGGCTGTGATACCAAATTCTTTTTTAGCTCCTGTAAGGACGATTCCGGCTACTATTGCTGCAGAATTAGGAGAAGCGCCAAACGGTGGTTTGCATTATGAGGCCTTATTTGCATTAGGATGTATTTTGTTTCTAATCACTTTTGGAATAAATATGTTAGTAGAGATGGTTACGAATAAACAATCCCATAAAAAACACTAA
- the phoU gene encoding phosphate signaling complex protein PhoU encodes MASYLETELGKLRNIILKIAKLAEGQVAESVKALLSEPVAVGKEVKKTENKIDKLDVKIDDICQSVFALQQPVASDLRFIMSAMQISNEIERIGDLAVSVIKASKNIKEKHELISKFNIAEIAREVETITIKTNECFQDRDETTIEEIFVLNDSIKSKSATAIEEIIGEMKNHSKTVGSGTNLIIALKHMERIADHNSNIAESVYFMINAKTIKHERLFDKK; translated from the coding sequence ATGGCATCATATTTAGAAACAGAACTAGGTAAACTTAGAAATATCATATTAAAAATTGCTAAGCTGGCTGAAGGCCAAGTGGCCGAGTCGGTAAAAGCATTGCTTTCCGAGCCCGTTGCTGTGGGGAAAGAAGTGAAGAAAACAGAAAATAAGATTGATAAATTAGATGTAAAAATCGATGATATTTGTCAAAGTGTTTTTGCTTTGCAACAACCGGTGGCTTCTGACTTGCGCTTTATCATGTCAGCAATGCAAATTAGTAATGAAATAGAAAGAATCGGGGATTTAGCAGTCAGTGTTATAAAGGCTTCTAAAAACATCAAAGAGAAACACGAATTGATCTCAAAATTCAATATTGCCGAAATTGCCAGAGAAGTGGAGACCATTACAATAAAAACAAATGAGTGTTTTCAAGATAGGGATGAAACCACTATCGAAGAAATTTTTGTTTTGAATGATAGTATAAAATCCAAGAGCGCAACCGCTATAGAAGAAATCATTGGTGAAATGAAGAACCATTCTAAAACTGTGGGCTCGGGAACCAATCTTATTATTGCACTGAAACACATGGAAAGAATTGCAGATCACAATTCGAATATTGCAGAATCGGTCTATTTTATGATCAATGCCAAGACAATTAAACACGAAAGATTGTTTGATAAGAAGTAA
- the pstB gene encoding phosphate ABC transporter ATP-binding protein PstB, whose protein sequence is MHKIESKNVNFYYGENQALHDISLSMKTNTVTALIGPSGCGKSTYLRLLNRMNDLIDNTQMSGSILIDGNDIYAKNTNVDDLRKNVGMVFQKPNPFPKTIYENVAYGLRVNGITDKKLIEERVITSIEQVALWDEVKDKLKKSAFELSGGQQQRLCIARALAIKPSVLLMDEPTSALDPISTSKIEELIYELKNKYTIVIVTHNMQQAGRISDTTAFFYMGELIEHDTTKTIFTKPAIKQTEDYITGRFG, encoded by the coding sequence ATGCATAAAATAGAATCCAAAAACGTAAATTTTTACTACGGCGAAAATCAAGCATTACACGATATTTCGTTATCAATGAAAACCAATACGGTGACCGCATTAATAGGCCCTTCGGGTTGTGGAAAGTCTACTTATCTTCGTTTATTGAATAGAATGAATGATCTGATTGACAATACCCAGATGTCGGGAAGTATTCTTATTGATGGGAACGATATTTATGCCAAAAACACGAATGTAGACGATTTGCGTAAGAATGTCGGGATGGTTTTTCAAAAACCCAATCCTTTTCCTAAAACAATCTATGAGAATGTGGCTTATGGTCTAAGAGTAAACGGAATTACCGATAAAAAGCTAATTGAAGAACGAGTGATTACTTCAATAGAACAAGTAGCACTTTGGGATGAGGTCAAAGACAAACTTAAAAAATCGGCTTTTGAACTTTCCGGAGGACAACAACAAAGGTTGTGTATTGCGCGCGCCTTGGCCATTAAACCATCAGTATTGTTGATGGACGAACCTACTTCTGCTTTAGATCCCATTTCGACTTCAAAAATCGAAGAATTAATCTATGAGCTCAAGAATAAATACACCATCGTTATTGTAACGCACAACATGCAACAGGCAGGACGTATCAGTGATACGACCGCTTTTTTCTACATGGGAGAGTTGATTGAGCACGATACAACAAAGACGATTTTTACAAAACCGGCGATAAAACAAACCGAAGATTATATAACAGGAAGGTTTGGATAG
- a CDS encoding glycosyltransferase → MEKDPSYKTILVAPLNWGLGHATRCIPIIKALQDNNYIPIIASDGVALALLRKEFPYIKTLELPSYQIEYAKNGKNFKWKLIKSLPKMIRAIWKEKRTTKEWIAKYEIDGILSDNRLGVFDQKTPSVFITHQLNVMTGNTSWLSSKIHQNIIKKHRICWIPDVAGTPNLSGELGHLQTTDLKLNYIGPLSRIQKKEVEKKYDLMVILSGPEPQRTYLEEKLKTEVQNYTGKVIFIKGIIEKEQKKEEKENITFYNFMNTKQLEQAFNESDLVLSRSGYTTIMDLAKLEKKAFFIPTPGQYEQEYLAKKLEKDGIAPWSSQGDFSIEKLSEVSAYSGLKKFNSPVDWKQLFEIFEQ, encoded by the coding sequence ATGGAAAAAGACCCCAGCTACAAAACTATTTTGGTTGCCCCGTTGAATTGGGGTTTAGGACATGCTACCCGATGCATCCCCATTATCAAAGCCTTACAAGACAATAATTACATCCCCATAATTGCGTCGGATGGTGTTGCCCTCGCACTTTTACGAAAAGAATTTCCCTATATAAAAACACTCGAACTGCCTTCTTATCAGATCGAGTATGCCAAAAACGGCAAAAATTTCAAGTGGAAACTAATAAAAAGTCTCCCAAAAATGATTCGTGCCATTTGGAAAGAAAAAAGAACCACCAAAGAATGGATTGCGAAATACGAAATTGATGGCATCCTATCTGACAACCGCTTGGGCGTTTTTGACCAGAAAACGCCATCGGTATTTATCACCCACCAACTCAACGTGATGACAGGAAATACCAGCTGGCTTAGCAGTAAAATCCACCAGAACATCATAAAAAAACACCGCATTTGTTGGATTCCGGATGTAGCGGGAACACCAAATCTAAGCGGGGAACTGGGCCACCTTCAAACGACTGATTTGAAACTGAACTACATTGGACCTTTAAGTCGGATTCAGAAAAAAGAAGTCGAAAAAAAATACGATCTCATGGTTATTCTCTCAGGGCCGGAACCGCAACGAACTTATCTGGAAGAGAAATTAAAAACGGAAGTTCAAAACTATACCGGAAAGGTGATTTTCATAAAAGGTATCATAGAAAAAGAACAGAAAAAAGAAGAAAAGGAAAACATCACTTTTTACAATTTCATGAACACAAAACAGTTGGAACAAGCGTTTAATGAAAGTGACTTGGTATTAAGCCGTTCCGGTTATACCACCATTATGGATTTGGCCAAACTAGAAAAAAAGGCTTTTTTTATTCCAACTCCAGGCCAATACGAGCAAGAATACTTAGCTAAAAAACTAGAAAAAGATGGCATTGCCCCTTGGTCAAGTCAGGGTGATTTCAGTATTGAAAAATTATCGGAAGTGAGTGCTTATTCGGGATTAAAAAAATTCAACAGTCCCGTAGATTGGAAGCAACTTTTCGAAATATTTGAACAATAA